The window CGCCCTCCTGGACAACTACCTCGCCGCGATCGTCGCCGGCACGGGCCTGACCTACCGCGTCGACACCCGCAAGCGCGTCGACTGGCTGTACAACGTCCTGAACTGGCCGGGCCTCGGCGGCTCCGGCTTCGAGGGCAAGGGCCGCTTCAAGGCCAAGTCCGCCTACCTGCGCCGCACCATGCCGGACGCGCAGATCAAGGCGTTCTACAAGCACCTCACGCGCACCGACTACAACAACTCCGCGGCCCTCGTGGAGATCGCCGGCTACGGCGGCGCGGCGAACCTGCCGGCCTCCTCGGCGACCGCCACCGCGCAGCGCGACTCCATCATCAAGATGCTGTTCGTGAACCTGTGGGCGACCCAGGCGGAGGACGCGGCCAACCTCGCGTGGATCCGCGAGTTCTACCGCGACGTGTTCGCCGCCACCGGCGGGGTGCCGCGTCCGGGCGGGGTCAACGACGGCGCGTTCATCAACTACGCCGACGCCGACCTCGCCGACCCGGCGCTCAACACCTCCGGCATCGGCTGGGAGCCCCTGTACTTCAAGGACGGCTACTGCCGGCTCCAGGCGGCCAAGAACAAGTGGGACCCGAAGAACGTCTTCCGCCACACCCTGTCCATCCGCAACGTCTGATCGGACCCCGAACGCCTCTGCGGTGACGGGCCCCCGGGCCGAGGGTGATCCCCTCGGCCCGGGGGTCTTCGCGTGCCCGCGCGGCGTACGTGTCCACGTCGCGTACGCGTCCACGCCGGCGCGCAGGGCACGACGAAGGCCGCCGCCTCCCCCGTGCGGTGGGGAGGCGGCGGCCTTCCGGTCGACCGGTCCGGCGTCAGATGCCGAGGCCGGAGCCGCCGGAGACGTCGATGTTCTGGCCGGTCACCCAGCGGGCGTCGTCCGAGGCCAGGAAGGAGACGACGTCGGCGACGTCGGCCGGCTGACCGACGCGGTTGAAGACCGAGAAGCCGGCGGCGTGCGCCTTGGCGGCCGGGTCGGCCATCCACGGGTGGATGTCGGTCTCGATGGTGCCGGGGGAGACGGCGTTGACGGTGATCTGACGCGAACCCAGGGTCTGGGCGAGGGTCAGGGTGAGCACCTCGACGGCGCCCTTGCTCGCGGCGTAGGAGGTCATGCCGGGGAAGGCGACCTTGGTGACACCGGAGGAGATGTTGATGATGCGGCCGCCGTCGCGCAGGCGCTCCAGGCCCTTCTGGATGATGAAGAAGGGGGCCTTGGCGTTGATCGCGAAGACCTTGTCGTAGTCGGCCTCGGTGACCTCGTGGATCAGACCGGGGCCCGCGATGCCGGCGTTGTTGACCAGGATGTCCAGGCCCGCGGTGTCGGAGTGCTTGCCGATCTCCGCGTCGAAGGCCTCCCACAGGGCGTCGGCGTCGCCGGCCACACCCAGGGCGGAGCGGAAGGCGAAGGCGCGGCCGCCCGCGGCCTCGATCGCGTCGACGGTCTCCTTGGCGGCGGCCTCGTCGCTGGAGTACGTCAGGGCGACGAGGGCGCCCTCCTTGCCGAGCCGCTGGGCGATGGCGCGGCCGATGCCCCGGCTGCCACCGGTGACCAGAGCAGTCTTGTTCGTGAGGGCAGTCATTCAGGTAGCTCCCGATTCTTTATGTCAGACGCGGCCGCTGCGGATGGGGTCGCAAGTGTGATGGTGCCCCCGGGTCCCCACCGGATGGTCATCGGCCGCTCATCGGCGGGTATTTCGGAGCAATTCCCTGATTTACCATCGGCCGCATGAATCAGAATCCAGTACTTGTCATCGGCGGCACCGGAAAGACCGGTCGTCGGGTCGTGCGCCAACTCACGGAGCGTGGAATTCCGGTCAAGTCCGCCTCCCGGAAGGGCGAAACCCGCTTCGACTGGCTCGACGACACCACCTGGGGCCCCGCCCTCGAAGGCGTCGCCGGCGTCTACATCGTCCAGAACGACACCGCGCCCCGCACCCGCGAGTTCACCGAGGCCGCGGCGCGCGCCGGCGTGCGCCGCCTCGTCCTGCTCTCCGCGCGCGGCGTCGAGACCCCCGGCTACTACGGCGAGGACTCCTCCACCAGCGACGCCTTCCTCGCCGGCGAGGCCGCCGTCCGCGAGTCCGGCCTCGCCTGGACGATCCTGCGCCCGGGTTGGTTCGCCCAGAACTTCGACGAGGGCTTCTTCAACGAGGGCGTCCTCGCGGGCGAGCTGCGCCTGCCCGCCGGCGACGGCGTGGCCACCTGGATCGACGTCGAGGACATCGCGGCGGTCGCGGTCGCCGCGCTGACCGAGGACGGCCACGACGGGCAGGTCTACGAACTCTCCGGGCCCCGCCCCGTCGCGCTCGACGAGGTGCTCTCCCTCATCGAGGCCGCCACCGGCCGCAAGGCCTCCTACACCGCCCTGTCCACCGACGAGTTCGTGGGCGAACTCGTCGCCCAGGGCGTCTCCGCCCCCGACGCCGCCCTGTGGGCCGCGGCCCTGCACCCCGTCGCGAGCGGCGGCGAGGCCAAGGTCAGCGACGGTGTCCGGCGGGCGCTGGGACGGGACGCCCGCGACTTCGCCGACTTCGTCAAGGACGCGGCCACCGCCGGGGCCTGGCGGGTCTGACCGGCTGAGCGCCTGAGCGCTGAGTGCTGAGCGCTGAGCGCTGAGCGCCTGAGCGTTCCTGGAGCGGGTCCCCTCCTCCAGAGCGGTTCGAGGGGACCTGTATCCGCACTGGCCAGGATGTGCTGCGTCTGCCGCGTTCACGTGCGCGACGGGGGAAGTTCTCTTCGAAAGGACAAGCATGAGCATCGTCGAGGAAGCGCCGCTCGGACCTCCGGCGGCCGCGACCATGGCGTCGAGGGTGGCGGAACTCGCCGAACTGCGCGAGGCGGTCGAGGCCGGCCCCAGTGAGAAGGCCACGCAGGCGCAGAAGAACAAGGGCAAGCTCACCGTCCGCGAGCGCCTGGAACTGCTCTTCGACAAGGGCACCTTCACCGAGGTGGAGGCGTTCCGCCGGCACCGCGCCACGGGCTTCGGCCTGGAGGACAAGAAGCCGCACAGCGACGGCGTCGTCACCGGTTGGGGCCAGGTCAACGGCCGCCCGGTGTTCGCGTACGCCCACGACTTCCGCATCTTCGGCGGCGCGCTCGGCGAGGCGCACGCCCAGAAGATCCACAAGCTGATGGACCTCGCGGAGAAGGCCGGCGCCCCCATCGTCGGGCTCTGCGACGGCGCGGGCGCCCGTATCCAGGAGGGCGTCACCGCCCTGGCCGGCTACGGCGGCATCTTCCAGCGCAACGTCCGCAACTCGGGCGTCATCCCGCAGATCAGCGTCATCATGGGCCCCTGCGCGGGCGGCGCGGCGTACTCGCCGGCGCTCACCGACTTCGTCTTCATGGTCCGCGACACCTCGCAGATGTTCATCACCGGCCCCGACGTCGTCGCGGCGGTCACCGGCGAGCAGATCACCCAGGACGGCCTCGGCGGCGCCGACGTGCACGCCTCCGTCTCCGGCGTCGCGCACTTCGCGTACGACGACGAGGAGCACTGCCTGGAGGAGGTCCGCCACCTGCTGTCGTACCTGCCCTCCAACAACCGCGAACTGCCGCCCGCCGAGCTCGCCGACGACCCGCAGGACCGGCGTACGGAGTCGCTGCTGGACCTGGTGCCGGCCGACCCCAACCGGGCGTACGACATGCACAAGGTCATCGAGGAGATCTCCGACCACGGGGAGTTCTTCGAGGTCCACGAGCGCTGGGCGCCGAACATCATCTGCGCGCTGACCCGACTCGGCGGCAACGTCGTCGGCATCGTCGCCAACCAGCCGCAGAACATGGCCGGCGTCCTCGACATCGAGTCCTCGGAGAAGGCCGCGCGCTTCGTGCAGATGTGCGACGCCTTCAACATCCCGCTGGTCAGCCTGGTCGACGTGCCCGGCTTCCTGCCCGGCGTCGACCAGGAGCACAACGGTGTGATCCGGCACGGCGCCAAGCTGCTGTACGCGTACTGCAACGCGACCGTCCCGCGCATCTCGCTGGTCCTGCGCAAGGCCTACGGCGGCGCGTACATCGTGATGGACTCGCGTTCCATCGGCACCGACATCGCGCTGGCCTGGCCGATCAACGAGATCGCGGTCATGGGCGCCGAGGGCGCCGCCAACGTCGTCTTCCGCCGCGAGATCGCCGCCTCCGACGACCCCGAGGCCACCCGGGCCGCGCGGATCGCGGAGTACCGCGACGAGCTGATGCACCCGTACTACGCGGCCGAGCGCGGCCTCGTCGACGACGTCATCGACCCGGCGGACACCCGCGCGGCGCTGATCGGCGCCCTGGAGGTGCTGCGCGGCAAGCACGCCCCGCTGCCCAGCCGCAAGCACGGCAACCAGCCCCAGTAGGAGAGGAAGGACCCCGATGCTTCGAGCGGTCAGCACGCCCGCCGGCACGTCCGCGCACGACACCGACGAACGGGCCACGTCGGAGATGCTCTCCGCGCCGGCCTGGCGCATCACCAGCGGTTCCCCCGACGCGCACGAGGTGGCCGCGCTCGCCGTGGCCCTCTCCGCCGTCCTCGCGGCCCGTACCGCCGAGGCGGTCCGGGCGGCGGAGGAGGAGCAGGCGCGGGCCGCGGCCCGCTGGACCCCCTCGTCGGCCCTCCGCCGCGCGGCCACCTCCTGGGCCGCGGGCGCGCAGCCGACCTGGCGCAACACCGCCTGATCCGCGCCGCGCACCCCGTACGGCAACGGGCCCCGGCCCCGCTCAGGCGGTGGGACCGGGGCCCGTCGGCCGTCCGGGTCAGGCGCGGACGCGGTCCGCGTCGCTCGCCGACCCGCGCGGGGGCGACACGTCCCGCGCCGGCGCCGGCGTCGGGGCGGGCGCCGTCCGGCCCCGCCGGCCGAGGGTGAGGGCCACCAGGGTGACGGCGATCAGGGCCAGCGCCACCCAGGACATCGCGTCCACGGGAGCGGCGGGCGGGTTGACCCACCCGTTGAGGTAGACCCAGGCCATCGCCGCGCCGCCGAGCACGGCCGTCACGTACGCGAGCGGTCGCCGCGCCCGTTCCCGGGCCAGCAGCACCACGTGCGCCGCGCAGATCAGCACGTACGGGAACACCCACAGGTAGACGATCAGGGTCGCCAGCGCCGAGTACACCGACAGCAGCGAATCCGGGTACGCGATCACCGCGACGGCGAGCACCACGAACCCGATCACCGACAGGGTGACCACGGCGGTCGCCGGCGACCCGTGCTTCGGGTCCGGGCGCCCCACCCGGCGCGGCAGCAGACCGTCGTCGGAGAGGGTGGCGACGAACCGCGCGCCGAAGTTGACGAAGCCGATGAGCCCGGCGAACGTCGCGACGGCCAGCACCAGGTCCGTGGCGCTCGCGAAGGTCTCGCCCAGACCGGCGTTCAGCGCCAGCGCCGCCGCCGGCGACATGCCCTGCGCCAGCCTCTCCGCCGAGGCGAACAGGCCGGGCACCTGGAGGATCGTCGCCAGCAGGTACACCACGCCCAGCAGCACCGGGATGCCGAGCACCGCGAACGGCACGTCGCGCTTGGGGTCCTTGGTCTCCCGCGCCAGCGCGGCGCAGCTCTCGAAGCCCATCAGGAAGGTGGCGCCGGCCGCCATGCCCTGGAAGACGCCGCTGGAGGAGAAGCCGCCCTCGAAGGAGAACTGCTCGGCCAGGTGCAGGCCGGTGGTGGTGGCGCTCGCCACCACGACCACGCCGACGACGGGGATCGCGACGGCCATCAGCACCACGGCGGCGCGCACGGACACGTCCACGCCGCGCCGGGCGAAGAACACCGCGATCAGCAGGGCGACGGCGTACACGGCGAGCTGTACGGGCAACTCCAGGCCGCCCGCGTAGCCCTGGGACAGCAGGAAGCTGCCGACGTAGACGCCGATGACCATCGTGATGCCCGCGATCATCGCCGCGTAGCCGAGCAGCAGGGCGGCGGCGGCCACCAGGCGGGCCCACGGGCCGAAGACGAGGGAGAGGTAGGAGTAGAGCGAGCCGCCCGCGACGTGGCGGCGCGCGAACGTGATGACGGACAGGCCGACGAAGGTGGTGACGGCGGCCGACAGCAGGGCGGAGAGCCAGCTGCCGTTGCCGGCCGAGACGAACATCAGGGC of the Streptomyces sp. RerS4 genome contains:
- a CDS encoding SDR family oxidoreductase, whose amino-acid sequence is MTALTNKTALVTGGSRGIGRAIAQRLGKEGALVALTYSSDEAAAKETVDAIEAAGGRAFAFRSALGVAGDADALWEAFDAEIGKHSDTAGLDILVNNAGIAGPGLIHEVTEADYDKVFAINAKAPFFIIQKGLERLRDGGRIINISSGVTKVAFPGMTSYAASKGAVEVLTLTLAQTLGSRQITVNAVSPGTIETDIHPWMADPAAKAHAAGFSVFNRVGQPADVADVVSFLASDDARWVTGQNIDVSGGSGLGI
- a CDS encoding NAD(P)H-binding protein yields the protein MNQNPVLVIGGTGKTGRRVVRQLTERGIPVKSASRKGETRFDWLDDTTWGPALEGVAGVYIVQNDTAPRTREFTEAAARAGVRRLVLLSARGVETPGYYGEDSSTSDAFLAGEAAVRESGLAWTILRPGWFAQNFDEGFFNEGVLAGELRLPAGDGVATWIDVEDIAAVAVAALTEDGHDGQVYELSGPRPVALDEVLSLIEAATGRKASYTALSTDEFVGELVAQGVSAPDAALWAAALHPVASGGEAKVSDGVRRALGRDARDFADFVKDAATAGAWRV
- a CDS encoding acyl-CoA carboxylase subunit beta, with protein sequence MSIVEEAPLGPPAAATMASRVAELAELREAVEAGPSEKATQAQKNKGKLTVRERLELLFDKGTFTEVEAFRRHRATGFGLEDKKPHSDGVVTGWGQVNGRPVFAYAHDFRIFGGALGEAHAQKIHKLMDLAEKAGAPIVGLCDGAGARIQEGVTALAGYGGIFQRNVRNSGVIPQISVIMGPCAGGAAYSPALTDFVFMVRDTSQMFITGPDVVAAVTGEQITQDGLGGADVHASVSGVAHFAYDDEEHCLEEVRHLLSYLPSNNRELPPAELADDPQDRRTESLLDLVPADPNRAYDMHKVIEEISDHGEFFEVHERWAPNIICALTRLGGNVVGIVANQPQNMAGVLDIESSEKAARFVQMCDAFNIPLVSLVDVPGFLPGVDQEHNGVIRHGAKLLYAYCNATVPRISLVLRKAYGGAYIVMDSRSIGTDIALAWPINEIAVMGAEGAANVVFRREIAASDDPEATRAARIAEYRDELMHPYYAAERGLVDDVIDPADTRAALIGALEVLRGKHAPLPSRKHGNQPQ
- a CDS encoding APC family permease gives rise to the protein MSSSAASNSELASGTERRQLTRGQIVGLAVASMIPAVGLAAVPALMFVSAGNGSWLSALLSAAVTTFVGLSVITFARRHVAGGSLYSYLSLVFGPWARLVAAAALLLGYAAMIAGITMVIGVYVGSFLLSQGYAGGLELPVQLAVYAVALLIAVFFARRGVDVSVRAAVVLMAVAIPVVGVVVVASATTTGLHLAEQFSFEGGFSSSGVFQGMAAGATFLMGFESCAALARETKDPKRDVPFAVLGIPVLLGVVYLLATILQVPGLFASAERLAQGMSPAAALALNAGLGETFASATDLVLAVATFAGLIGFVNFGARFVATLSDDGLLPRRVGRPDPKHGSPATAVVTLSVIGFVVLAVAVIAYPDSLLSVYSALATLIVYLWVFPYVLICAAHVVLLARERARRPLAYVTAVLGGAAMAWVYLNGWVNPPAAPVDAMSWVALALIAVTLVALTLGRRGRTAPAPTPAPARDVSPPRGSASDADRVRA